The Treponema sp. OMZ 790 genome includes the window ATTTTTCGGGTATTTTAACGGGACGGCCGGTGCTGTCGACACAGGCCCATGTTACCTTAGCTTCGGCGCAAACCTGTCCGGCTTCATTTTTTACGACTTGTAAAAAGGAACCGGAAACCTTGCCGAGTTCAACGTGAGTAACTTCGATGGCCAGTTTATCGTAAAGTTTTGCCGAATGTTTGTATTTAATATCTATGTGGGATACATAAAGCATGTATCCTTCTTCGATCATTCCAACATAATCAAACCCTATCTTTTTTAAAAACTGCATTCTGGCATGTTCCAGATAATTTAGGTAAACTGCATTGTTT containing:
- a CDS encoding thioesterase family protein; amino-acid sequence: MTHTFYVEVRSYELDAYNHVNNAVYLNYLEHARMQFLKKIGFDYVGMIEEGYMLYVSHIDIKYKHSAKLYDKLAIEVTHVELGKVSGSFLQVVKNEAGQVCAEAKVTWACVDSTGRPVKIPEKYLVPGLKP